The Conger conger chromosome 15, fConCon1.1, whole genome shotgun sequence genome contains a region encoding:
- the LOC133112037 gene encoding histone H1-like, whose product MAEVAPAPPAAAPAKASKKKQASKSKRVGPSVGELIVKAISASKERSGVSLAALKKALVASGYDVEKNNSRVKVAVKSLVTKGVLLQTKGTGAAGSFKLNKKLPLEKKPVKKVAPKIKKPAVAKKPVAKKAAAKKSPKKPATPKAKKSPKKAKKAAAAKKPTKSPKKVKKSAAAAKKVTKSPKKTKAAKPKVAKPKSTKAKKVAPKKK is encoded by the coding sequence ATGGCAGAAGTTGCTCCAGCTCCCCCGGCAGCCGCCCCGGCTAAAGCTTCTAAGAAGAAACAAGCAAGCAAGTCCAAGAGAGTGGGGCCCAGCGTTGGCGAATTAATCGTGAAGGCAATTTCTGCTTCCAAGGAGAGGAGCGGAGTTTCCCTGGCTGCCTTGAAGAAAGCTCTGGTCGCCAGCGGCTACGACGTGGAGAAGAACAACTCGCGGGTAAAGGTTGCTGTTAAGAGCCTGGTGACAAAGGGTGTCTTGCTTCAGACTAAAGGAACCGGTGCCGCTGGCTCGTTTAAGCTTAACAAGAAGCTACCGCTTGAAAAGAAGCCTGTCAAGAAGGTAGCCCCTAAGATTAAGAAGCCCGCTGTGGCTAAAAAGCCGGTAGCAAAGAAGGCTGCGGCAAAAAAGTCACCGAAGAAGCCTGCTACACCGAAGGCGAAGAAGAGCCCAAAGAAAGCCAAGAAGGCGGCAGCGGCTAAGAAGCCGACCAAGAGTCCGAAGAAAGTCAAGAAATCAGCAGCAGCGGCGAAGAAGGTGACCAAGAGCCCTAAGAAAACCAAGGCGGCCAAGCCAAAAGTTGCCAAACCCAAGAGCACCAAAGCCAAGAAAGTTGCTCCGAAGAAGAAATGA